From a region of the Eulemur rufifrons isolate Redbay chromosome 7, OSU_ERuf_1, whole genome shotgun sequence genome:
- the CCRL2 gene encoding C-C chemokine receptor-like 2, whose protein sequence is MANYTSAPEDEYDVLIEGDLKDNEAEQCDKYDAQVLSAQLVPWLFSLVFLASLLGNIVVVLILVKYKGLKHVENIYFLNLAVSNLCFSLTLPFWAYTASHGGSLSDAMCKILVGLCSVGLYGGALFNVLLTGQRYLVFSHTRCFSRTTGKVPCRIITSVLAWVTVIILVILPECMFYKPQMEARVYKCTFSRPPFLPMEETFRKNFLTLMMNISVIVFPLFVLIFSYVPMRKTLRFRERRSDLFKLVFAIVVVFLLIWAPYNVALFLSAFKEHFSLDDCKSNYNVDRSIQITKILATTHCCVNPLLYVFLEEAFRKYLRRLFHLRHGTPLQSSEESVQGTSRDKHSHSTQL, encoded by the coding sequence ATGGCTAATTACACGTCAGCACCAGAGGATGAGTACGATGTCCTCATAGAGGGTGATCTAAAGGACAACGAGGCAGAACAATGTGACAAGTATGACGCCCAGGTCCTCTCAGCCCAGCTGGTGCCGTGGCTCTTCTCCCTGGTGTTCCTGGCCAGTCTCCTGGGCAATATCGTGGTTGTGCTTATCCTGGTAAAATATAAAGGACTCAAACACGtggaaaatatctattttttaaacttggCAGTTTCAAACTTGTGTTTCTCGCTCACCCTGCCATTCTGGGCTTACACTGCTTCCCACGGGGGCAGTCTCAGTGATGCCATGTGTAAAATTCTCGTGGGACTCTGCTCCGTAGGCCTGTATGGTGGGGCACTTTTCAATGTCCTCCTTACTGGGCAAAGATACCTGGTGTTTTCCCACACGCGATGCTTTTCCCGGACCACCGGGAAGGTGCCCTGCCGCATCATTACAAGTGTCCTGGCTTGGGTGACAGTCATCATTCTGGTCATTTTGCCTGAATGCATGTTTTATAAACCTCAGATGGAAGCCCGGGTCTACAAGTGCACCTTTAGCAGACCTCCCTTCCTGCCAATGGAAGAGACATTCCGGAAGAATTTTCTGACCTTAATGATGAACATTTCAGTTATTGTTTTCCCGTTGTTCGTTTTGATATTTTCCTACGTGCCAATGAGAAAAACACTAAGGTTCAGGGAGAGGAGGTCTGACCTTTTCAAGCTTGTGTTTGCCATAGTGGTTGTCTTCCTTCTGATTTGGGCACCCTACAATGTTGCACTTTTCCTGTCTGCTTTCAAAGAACACTTTTCCCTGGATGACTGCAAGAGCAACTACAATGTGGACAGAAGTATTCAGATAACAAAAATCCTCGCCACCACTCACTGCTGTGTCAACCCTCTCCTCTATGTGTTTCTCGAAGAGGCATTTAGGAAATACCTCCGGCGCCTTTTCCACCTGCGTCATGGCACCCCACTTCAATCCAGTGAGGAATCTGTACAAGGCACATCAAGGGACAAACATAGCCATTCCACCCAGCTGTGA